The Engystomops pustulosus chromosome 1, aEngPut4.maternal, whole genome shotgun sequence genome has a window encoding:
- the LOC140117105 gene encoding taste receptor type 2 member 40-like, whose amino-acid sequence MVSAFILTSMAILGFTTILGTFTNCVIVSVNLVEKVKGKNLGSSDLILVTLGLSNITFQFVMVANDFLSLLWSDLYYSDEVYATFNALLFLPVYASFWFTVCLCVYYCLQIVIFTNPFLVRLKSQISKLVPCLLVTTVLISVAISVPAIWSTYREFSTESILVNQSFESNVPKLKISYLLPSNIIGCSIPLFLVGIANGLIIKSLATNKRNLENITSKTINPRAEARERAARTVGWLLVLYLLFYTSEIMMFVDLFPPGSIGFCICLMVIYIYSPAQSVILILGSPKLKKAMYVFFQLFQHWNNKKIDNPKILFIKLQIANFNCK is encoded by the coding sequence ATGGTATCTGCTTTCATCCTCACATCCATGGCAATCTTGGGATTTACCACCATTTTGGGGACCTTCACAAACTGTGTCATTGTTTCAGTTAATCTTGTGGAAAAAGTAAAAGGAAAGAACCTTGGCTCTTCTGACCTTATTCTGGTGACTCTTGGTCTGTCCAACATCACTTTTCAATTTGTCATGGTGGCAAATGACTTTCTGAGCCTTCTGTGGAGTGACCTGTACTATTCAGATGAAGTGTATGCCACTTTTAATGCCCTATTATTTCTTCCAGTCTATGCCAGCTTCTGGTTTACAGTCTGCCTTTGTGTTTACTACTGTTTACAAATAGTCATATTCACCAACCCTTTTTTAGTACGTCTCAAATCACAGATCTCCAAGTTAGTCCCATGTCTTCTTGTGACTACAGTTCTTATTTCTGTAGCTATTAGTGTTCCAGCTATATGGAGCACATACAGAGAATTTTCAACTGAAAGTATACTTGTCAACCAGAGTTTCGAAAGCAATGTACCCAAACTGAAAATTAGCTACTTGTTGCCCTCCAACATTATAGGCTGCTCAATCCCTTTATTCCTTGTGGGTATTGCCAATGGCCTCATTATTAAATCTCTTGCAACTAATAAAAGGAATCTTGAGAATATTACAAGCAAAACTATTAATCCACGAGCAGAGGCTAGAGAAAGAGCTGCCAGGACTGTTGGTTGGCTCCTAGTGCTCTATTTATTATTCTACACCTCAGAAATCATGATGTTTGTGGACCTCTTTCCTCCAGGCAGCATTGGATTCTGCATTTGTTTGATGGTCATCTACATCTACTCCCCAGCACAGTCTGTTATTCTCATTCTGGGAAGTCCTAAACTTAAGAAAGCAATGTAcgtttttttccaacttttccaACATTGGAACAATAAGAAAATTGATAATCCAAAGATTCTTTTCATCAAGCTACAAATTGCAAATTTTAATTGTAAATAA